The genomic stretch attgaaaatgttttctttcccTAATTTTCGGTGTTTGGAGGACGGAAAATGAGTGGTCAACGGAAATTATTTTCTGGTCAACAGAAAACCTTCTAAAATTGAGGAAAACgatttccttttttgagaaatggaAATCATTTCCCCCCTCTATCTCGGGAATCCATGTTCTCTCTCatcgttctctctcctccatccccGATGAAGCTACGATCCTCGATCTTCGCCTCCATAGTGAGGCAAGCCATGATCTCGCCATATTTGGCAAGGTTGAGGCTCACCTCACCGTTCTCAAGCTCTGTTGATCCTCGCGGCCTCGCCCACCACCATGAGAATGTGCCGGTGGAGCCATTCCTCGACGTTGCCAAGTCTGTCGCCAAGGTTGCCTCCGCCTTCAACCTCCTTGCTTGCCGGCCGTGGTCTCTCGCTCGAGCTTGGGACTTGCCGGGACCagccgagcctcgagctcatcGGCTTGCATCATGGCCAAAGGCTAGGTGGAGGGAGGAGGAAAGAGCGGTGGAGGAAGGAGCAGTAGGGGAACAAGGAGCAGTGGCGtaggaaggaagaaggaggaagaaagagaaaaggaaaaaaggtaaaaaaaattaaaaaatttaaccaaaaaaatttgaaaaaaatgaaaagaagtaaaaaaacaattaaaaattatttaaaaaatggatGGTGAGGGCGACCCTCACCTAGGCGAGGCCATCCCGCACCAGATTTGGCGAGGAAGACCCTCATCCATGCCAGGCCAACCCTCTATGGTGAACTAATGGACAATCTAGTCCTCTCAGTTCACTAGCTTCATTGTCTAttttgttgaaagaaaaaaaatcagaaaatgaacaaaaaattatgattcaattgacataattgaaatgtttagaattgaattggccaaattataataagtttaagaacttttgattaatttttccctttttcaagcgTCTGGAGCGGGGTGTGGAAATTCAGGAAATAATCGACATTTTCTGGAAAGACAGTGGCAATCTTGTCAAAATGGGGAAACAAGGGTTATTAATGCGAAGGTGTAAAGTGGTCTCCAAAGACAAAACTCGAGCATGCATTTGATGTCTCAACGAAAGAGGTGCTAGATGGCGAAATCTTCATAAGTACATGCATATTATACTTCCACGTAGAAGGAGTAGCACTCCATGCGCATGATCGCATGGATTCCAAAAGTAAGGAATCTGTTGCATTCGTATCGAGCTCTTAATCGTCCCATTCACAAAATTAACAGCGTCGCTATTGCTTTCGATGGCTTGGATCCTCGGATACACGGGACTCTCATCGATCAGCAGCCTTACATCGTATTCTGCTTATCGAAGTGCATTAGGAGGATTACAAAATCCAATTCGAAAATCTCAGTTGGACTTGAGATCACACTAAATGAGCAAACATGTTAAGGAATGCTTCGAGATGACTTGTTAAAGACTATAAATGTCGGCATGACATGGTAATactttccactttttttttctcttgtttcttttgtcaatttccatcttttttttttttaaggctcgcgctttttccactcctttTATAGCTGTGACACTCATTTTTATATGTGTTTTGACCATCCTATCCTCTGTGTATGACCCACCAAATTTGTTACAATTTTacatgattgtttttttttttttaattttttatttcgtttcctttttttccttaccGGTCTCaccttcctctttttcttctttttcctccttcccaTGCCTCCCACTTGTCTCGCTGTTTTCTCTCCTGCACGACGTTTGCTTCGACACTCGCTTCGacgcctctctctccttctaaaAACCCTGACTTTGTTACGTCAATCCCGTCCTCCACCACAATTTCGCCGGCGTCGGCATTGGGCTCACCAGAGACCTCCCCAATGATCCCCTTTTCTCCACACAAAGGTAATATTGAGAAGCACGAAGGTAATGACATTTAACTCATGTTGTTGATAATGGAAGTTTCTGTTTGGAAATACTTCTGCAGGAGGACCAAAAAGGGATGCTTAAGttgttctcttttcttcttgccATCCTATTTTGGCGAAACAATTGTCTATTTACCTTATACTCAGACACTGGATGATAGAAAAACAAATTACAGGGGGAGTAGGAAGTAACTTAATGCAAAGTAGCTATATTCGCTGCGAAATTGTACGCCGTTATGATGAACCGTCTGATATTTCAGCTGAAGAAAAGCGAACTGCTTATCAAATTGAGCTATACACTACCAAGAAAGATTCTTTACAGATTTATGCTCAGCTTCATGCTTGAAACTTAAGAATCAATGAGCTATCATGCGGATTGTGGCCCTGGCGGCCTCCCTTTTCCTATCTACAAAGAGCACGTCTTCGATCCACGCACTGATGTTGAATGCTAGACCTTGCAGGACTCTTGAGTAGCTCTCTAGTATTGCTTGTCCCACATCTTGCATGATATGTTTCTAGCTCAACACACCCATGAAGGACTATCATAGAAAAGCAAGGACATGGATCCCAAAGATACGAGGTTCTTTCTTTCGGATTATTGTTATGACGTGCTTTTGAGCGAGATTTCAGCGAATTTCAACGATTAGCTTCGAAAAAATGTCGGCAGGAAGTTTTGCTCTCCCTGTTGTATTGGAGCTTACAAAAAAAGTCGGGTTGTTGGATATAATTGGAGTTTCCTATTTTAATACTTCGTGCTTCTCAATATTACCTTCGTGCGGGAAAAAAGGTATCGTTGGGAAGGTAACTGGTGAGCCCAATGCCGGTACCGGCAAAATTATGAAGGAGGACGGGATTGACATAATAAAGTCAGGGTTTTTAGAAGAAAAGGGAGGTGTCGAAGCGAACGTtgtgcgggagagagagagagaggcgtgggaaggaggaggaagaagaaaaggaggaaagtgaGATCCGCAAGGAAgaaaaacgaaataaaagaattaacaaaaaaaagaatcatataAAATTGTGTCAGATTTGATGGGTTACATCACAAAGGATATAATGGTCAAAACATACATAAAAAGGAGTGTCAAAGTCATAAGAGGAGTGGACAAAGCGCGAGCCTTTTTTAATGGTTAGACTAAGTGACAATATGATGTCAAAAAGCTAGGCAAACCAAATAGGTAAGGGCTTTTGGAACTTTACTCCTAAATACTAAATTGTTCCATGTTTTCTTGCGACCTCCGACAGATGGAATGCTAAAGATCGAAGCTTTACAGAGAAAGATCCACGCTTACCGCTCGATTGGACTCCCCTTCCGAGACCAGATCTGAAGCTCAACGTAGACGCTTCGGTCGGAGGAACTACAACAGATGGAGCCGCCTTGGGTGTCGTCTGAGACTCAAACGATGTCCTCCTCGACGGTTTCGTGGAAAACACTGGATCTTGCTCGCCGATTCTAGCAGAAGCGACAGGGATCGGAGTTGATGATGAAATGTCGAAGCACTAATTACAAATATCACgagaaaaaaacaacaaattaaTATTGCTGCATTTCCTgttactattcttttttttttttttgaaaaaagcatTTTTTCCGAGTCCTAATTACAATTAACAAATACTAAAAATGCCGAAAAAGGGCATGTTTAATTTCTCCTGAGGAACGAATTTGTCAGGTTTAAGAATATAAGCTTACTTTATACGAATCGCATAATCAATATCTTCAAGCATTTATTAACACAAACACtaattgtttaattttgtttgtttcgcgaggaatgaatgatttgaaaaacattttcttgaaaataatcgtttatatcacttgaaatcattagttgatgaaaaatgtttttcattgttgacaaaaatttatggctaaatattttcatgaatgatAAGAAATTTTATTGTGTATCTATTTGCAAGCGATCATTTCTAGAGTTACTTATTATCGAGCATAGTTACGTGggtaaagatgaaaatggaattatatAACGTGGTGAGAAGGAGGCAAACAATGCTTTGCCGTCATATTGCGGTGAAGTTTTTCTTACTTATTCTGGCAGAGGTTTTGGTGGATGAATGATCgtggaaagagaaattgacaAGTCCCTTCTGGTGGTCCTAAGTTCACACTTCACAAGACCAATTGCTAGTCTGTCTGCCGCCATAGACAGTGACTGGGTTTTCTCTCGAGTTGGCGATACATTCAATTTAAGCACATGGAGAGACCCGCGAGATTCGGACGGAGCCTCGCCCGGCCCGGGCGAGGGTTCACTGGCCCTTGCCAAATTCTGGACGAGAGGGTTGGAATGCCCTCATCGGCAAAGGAAAAACGAATGGCTTTTGTTCAACCACATACCACCTAGTGTCAGCTCAATTGAGATCCGCGTGCACCACCCGATGATCGAACAACGACAAGGTGTTTGAATCGTGTAATCGAGGTAACACCAAATCAAATCTAATTGTCGCTCGATGGCTCATCGGTTCGTCCGAGCTGAATGCGCCTGAAGAGCATTTTTGGATCGGCCCGGGTTAGGCTAATTAGTTAAAAAGCTCGTCCCGATTAGACAAAATTTTACGCGAATATTATCGTGATGGGCAACGCCCGGACAACGAGTCAAGTCCGACCTGTAGGCACGCCGGCCCTGTCAAatgatcgcctcgacatcaatTGTGACCTAAACACTCGTGGCCTTTTGGGATAGGGCCCATGTAGCGATGAGGCCCAAAATAGAAAagcccaccgccgccgccatgaCAACATTCAAGCCCAACTTAGCCGAGGGAAAGAGAACTCTTGAAGCCCATCGAGTCGCAGCCAGTCGGCCCGTCAAAAGTCCATTTTTCTCCAACTAGGGCTCACGAAATTCCATACATCTGACATTGCCTAAAGTCGCTTATGCGAGAATGCGCGTCAACTATTCTCACATTTCGGGCTCCGTTTatctcgtgaaaaataaataatttgaaaaatattttctaaaaaaataatcgcttgtatcattTGAATTTGTTAGTCAATGGATAAAGTTCTCATTATCTACAAGAacttatatctaaatattttcgtggacgataaatatatttttcattcattcattcattttcataagTAGCACAAGTGATCgttattagaaaaatattttcgaaatcattcttttttttttttcgcgaaacaaacggcgCCAATGAACAAGACAATCTCATTTTGTCACTTTTGAAATGTATTGTTGGTCGTCTTTGGCACCAACTTTGTcgcatttgaataaaaaaaaatcatcccttTTGATAATACATTCGCCTTAAGtacaaaatgttaaaaaaaggaaaacaatttatCACCTTAGGCAAAGGCGATGGAGCGGACATAACAAACGGTTCACGATCAAACGGGTGACTCGGGTTAAAAATGATTGGactcaaattgacccatttcGAAAATGACATTCCTTTCTTTGCAGGCTTTTTCACTTTCGAATTTCACTCTTTTTATTGATTTGGGTTAGCAAATTGGTCTATTTCATATCCGCTTCAACTCCCAAATCCAAGCGAGCTTCAGTTTCTTTAACTCATCTAGatccacaaataaaaaattcaagagaccCATGTACCACCCGACGCATCggaaaaaagtttaaagaaaCGGGGTTTACAACTCATGCCGCCACCTCCATCCGGGGCGATAAGGTTTGGACCTAAAGCGACAAAATATACATATTGATGCATCTTTCACTATACTAATTTTGCTTGTCATGTAAAATAATGGGGTCATGTAACACAGCACTGGTGATTTGATCAATCATGTCCCAAAAACATTCCATTCCCACTTTAGACACACTGAAATAACACAAGGTAATAATGGCAGGCAAAATGATTTCGGGGGGGAACATTGATTGAGACCCAAATTCACAGTAATGTCGCCTCGGATTAAACGAAAGACATTGCCATTGCTCGTCCAGCTTAGGCTTGATTTCctgtttttgtcattttacttattttgtggGCCCACCAGACATAAATCTCAAAGGCACATTATTATTACCCTTTTGATTCTGTGGGGCCCATTTGCTGGcgtgttctttttttctctgcGCCCTCCGATGCATCACGATCGTCGTTAGCTTATCCAATCACGTCCTTAATCATGGAAAACCCAAAAGGCTTGTGGCATAAAAGGACACTTTCACTGCATGAGCCTGCAAAATTTGAGACGCTTATAATAATCGgtatatttataattttgaaaaaaatatttaaaaaaaaaaaaatctctttaaGCTTTAAGGCGGGGCCTGCATTGGTTgactttctttctattttaagaGTTGGGAGCGAAGGAACCGACGGTCTTCCCAATTCTGCCTTGCCTTTTGCTTCCCcagtttcctttcttttgttaggAATCGACCTAGTTGCTTCTCCGGTTTTGGTGGGTTAGGTTAGCGGGGGCattcttttttagaaagaactccgagtgaagaagaagaagaaatcgctaCAGGAGGCACAATTAGTTTTCTTTTAGCAGAAAAAAATAAGCCCGTAAAGTCTTTTCTGTTGTTAGGTTTGGGGAAAGAAGCGCGGCGATTGGCGATGAAAAGGCGAAAGGCCTAGCTCTGACTCAATCAGAGTTCAATGAGCTAGTGAAGGCACCCGATGGGTTAGAATCAGTTCTTTATCGCACGGCTTGTGCTCACCTCCGATCTTTGCATTTCTTCGCATTTTTAATTGTTGACGCAGCAAAAATTTTCCTCAAAAAATACTCTTGACGGCTTCAAAATAACTAATTGGATCGATCCGACTTTTGAGTAAATCGGGGGTTCGACCATCAATTCGAGAGCCGGATCAAACTTCATCGGGCCCCAATCTTTTTTACCGAGAACCCACATCCCTGTTCTCGCTTAAATTGGCCACGGAACGCGAAGCCAATGTCTCGAGTTGAATTCGGATGTTCCGCTCACCCCTAGTCACACTCTTGTGCCGCACTGGACAAAGTTTGAGACTTCGGCTCATCTTAAATTATTTACCTCGAACATGTCGTGACAAGATTCCCGATTAAAATAAGCCAAGGTAGATGAAGTAATGACTGCAACTGCTCATCTacccacttgcccatttttaaactttttgcctTCTCTTTTCCGGGTACCACCATCCGTCGTAGCCCGTGTCAAAAACATTGGCACCACATTTTCCCTTACACAACATTAAAATATTACAAGGTTATGGAACAAAGCTTTACCTTACTTTATGCAGAATCAATGGAGGACAGTCCACATCCCGTGTCGGacgcctttctttttctccagctcttttgttccttttctcttttaccttcctcttatctctctctctctctctctctctctccctctctctctctctatctgccATGTAATTAATCCTCCTGTTCGGAGAAGAAACTGAAAAGTGGAACGTGGGATTCAATGGGgtcatcttcctcttgaagtttCTGTCAAAAAAAGTTGCTTGCTTTAGTGCGGTTAGTTTCAGAAGTGTCACGTGTTCCTCCGGAGTTTCTGCGGTACAAAAATGGACCAGTTCCGGCATAATTTTGTTCCTTTGGCATCTTTCTTGCGGGAGGGATTGCTTTTGTATGACTGAACGTATGTGGGTTTGAATTGACGCCATTAACGAGGGTTTCATGAGTTTCATCAGGTCATCAGATCGAAGCCCCGAGTGCCGATGAATCTGTGGATTTTGTCTCCTTTTCCGATTTTCAACTTCTCGTGTCCTTTTTGGGGGGTGGAATTTAGTCATGATCCTCCCATGGAAAGCAGGCCAATATGCAGGGTTCACGTTGACGTTATCGGGAGCATCCACCACCTTTTCCTGCTTCATTCCTTGGCCGTTTGGCTCTTTCTCTTGAACGACCAAATGACCGATCAGGAAATTGTTCGGGTGCCCATGGCCTCTGGGTTTCAAAATTTTGTTCATCTTAGAATTAGAACGGGGTTTGCCAGGAATAATGACAGGACAATCCCATCACTCAGGACTTTTGTGTTTGCCACCAAATGACACAGCATATGCAGTAAGAACTCTATCACTCATCTCGCAAGGTTTCACTGATCTAACCCGGTGAGCGATGAATTTGTTTTGCGCTCTGTCGACGGCATAATCactagacttgtcaaaatgggCCATACGTCCATAATTAATGGGTTAGTTATATTCAGTAAATGAATCATATAGAATTGTAATGTTCAAAATAATATAGGTATTTGATGAGTCCACAACTTACTTGAACCCAACCTACTGCTATAATTCTCTCTTTGTTCTCTCTTAATCTTGCTCGATCTCTTGCTCGCTCCCTCCGTGCTCTTGCCTCGGTTTGGGTAGGAGTGTTTCTGAATTGGGTAACATACAAAAAGATTTTAGCAACATGGGCCCGATTGAGTATTGATCATGAGATAATTAATCCTCCTGTTCGcatgaaaattgttcaaaacAGGCTGAATGAGTCAATTTGAATTGGATCATTTTTTATCCGATCCACCTATTTGACGGGTCTACTAATCTCTATGCTCTCTGTCTCCGCCGCACGTGTCCTGTGCGGTGGGTGGCACTGCTAGTCTCTAAAGAACAGCTCAATTTGGACTTGCCCTCCAGTCTCCAATCATGTCTAGAGctaaacttctttctttttctttcttcgtcgCGCCTAGGATTTTGCATTATAGCGACCGGCGATAAAGAAGGAATAAACGAAACCCAGCACCTCGTCCTTCATGATTACAACCAGAATCCAGCCAACGATgcccaaaggaaaagaaaacaaagacaaGACGGGCTCCACGTTTCACTCGAAACAACAGATAACAAAAGGTACGCTCATCGCGAAGGCCAACAGAAACGAAGAGAGGGCACTGCTCGTTCATAGCGATTCGATGTCGGAAACAGTGGCGTGCAGGTCTTGTAAACACGAACATCCTTCGGGACGAGGCTCGTCGTGTAACATTATGGTACGAAACGTGGGTGCTTTCGACGGACCAAAGAAGACCCAGTAAAAATTTGTTGCAACCGTACCAGTTGGAGCCAAAAggaagtgaagagagagagagagagagatggtcaaAGAGGCGTAGCTGAGAAATAATAGTCGGGAGCGAACAGCAAAAACCAGAATGGGACGTGCCCCAGACGTCAATCCCTGCACTGCACGCCTACTTTACCCCGTGCGTGGGGGTGGGGTGCTGTTCGTTCCCAACACGAAAGAGATTCTACCGACCCGACCCGAGTCCTTAAAAGCGACAATGTGGAATTGCTACGGTTGATGTTTGTTGGTAGGATGTCCATTGAGTTCCTAGAGTCCTGTTGCCGTCGTCgaataaaaggagaagaaatatGGAATGGACCACGGTCCGAAAATTAACCCGAAAGCttgtgtttattttcttttatcccGGATTGAGCCGGCGTCTTATTGGCTCCTCCAAGTTTTGACAGGTTTAATCTGCTGAACTGAGTCCCCGGAGGGATCGGGAGGCGGCCGACCTTGCGGAAACCGATTTACAAATTCCGGTTTACAAAAGTGGTGTGATAGACCAATGCCCGGCTTTAGCCTCTGTCATATTGCTTTGACAACTTTATTTGATGTGTTAATAATCTGAGTATGGTATCCCCTAGCATCTTTAGAGGGGACAGGTTCATTTTGGcacaatacccaaaaaaaacctccaactatAGCGTTTATGACAATTctacccaaaacttttttttatctaataaaaaacctccaacttttacatTTATCATAATTCTACcttcaaactttttcttttttcccaattttactGGTCtagtatcaaaaaaatcctcaattttagcatatatcccaattatatccaaaactctttttttgtctcataaaaaatctctaattgttacttttatcctaattctaccatcgttagccttccatccataatcaccattagttaattttatatggcattttcacgttgttaatgaattacacctcaatAAAGCTTACATGAAAAAACTTCTGAATTTCTCTTTTGTAGTTTGCTTCCCCTACATATTGCAATAAGATATAGAATCACTCAATACGGCACGTTTCATACTCTCTTCGGCACTCAGCAGCCCAAAAAAAGGTTAGAtatggagatatttggatgaaAGATCTAAAATCTCATCGTCCCTAAaatctatttttctaaatttcgaagattcattgatAAGTTCGGCGAGAAAACTCGAGCCATGcaggattaactaacggtgattatggacggaagactGACGGTAgttgaattgggataaaagtaaaagttaatagtttttttacgagacaaaaaaaaatggatataattgagatcAATGCTAAAGTCGAgggtttttttggatattagaccGATAGAATTGGGACCAAAGTAAAAGTtgtggattttttatgaaataaaaaaatgttttggatataattatcacaaatgttaaagttgaagatttttttttgggtattaagccGGTTCATTTTGAGTTGGCTCTGGACGAATCATGAGccctaatatatatatttttttggtcgaatcacGAGCCCCATTGATTAGGACATTCTCTTCCCCAATATAACGTAGCATCTCCCCTCACCTAACATCTTCATTATCCAAACCCTCctattaaaaaacaaaataaataataaataaaaagttttgaaaaaccCTAACTTTATGAAACTCCCTTTTTTCCCCCACTCCAATTATATAAGCCCACCACCAGATCCACAGAAAAccatcactctctctcatctctctctctctctatctcaacccacagcaagcaagcaagcaagcacTCGAAATAGAAATATTCACCGATGCTATGTATTCAGAGAACccgttctttcttcttcgtacTATAAATGCGCTGCTCTGATCCGACTCTCTGATCCTCTCTTCCCTTGTAGAAGCGATCAGAACCAGCCACCACCACCTTTCTCACGAAAAGAAATGGACTCGGTGTCGCCCCATGAGTTCGACGTCGTCAAGGCTGAGAAAGCCAAGGCCATGTGCAGGTACCAAAGGACCCGCAAGCTCAGGATCCTCGCCCACGCCCTCGAGCTCCTCCTCGTCCTGGTCCTGCTCTCCTGGTACTATTCCGGGCTCTCCGCCGCCGCGGGCTGCTTCCTCCGCCGCCTCGCCGGCCTCCTCGTGAAGCCCCTCGTCGTCTTTCTCATCAGCAACGGCATCATCGTGGTCATCGTCTTCTTGGCCAGGAAGAACGACGACCGCCGCCACGGCCCGGAGCAGCATCGCATCTACGACGAGTACCTCTCCGCGCGGAGAGCCTCCGGCGGAGGAGGATCTTCGGGGATGGTGGCTGCGCCGGAGGAGACCCACGTGGACAAGCAGATCGTCCCGTACGAAACCCCCCTGCCGCCCGAGAAAATCATAAAGGAAGTGCCGCTTCCCGTGCCGGAGTCCAACCCTCCTCCGATGACCGCCGACCCAGTCGTCGAGAAGGGCGCAGGGGAGGAACATGTCGTCCGCCCGGCTGCGGCtgcggcagcggcagcggcgGAGAACCGCTACCGGAGGACGCGGTCGGAGGTGACGGGGGAGGAGGAGCCGCGGGCGGAGCTGTGCCGGTCGGCGACGGACAACGGGAGGCCCAAGCCGTTGCGCGGGGAGGGGAAGCCGTCGTCGGTGGAGGACTTGAGCAACGAGGAGTTCAACCTGACGGTGGAGAAATACATTGCGAAGACGAAGTGGCACCTGAGGGAGGAGATCATGGCCGAGGACGCCGTTCTCAGCTGCCACTCGGTGGCAGTTAATTAGGGGAAGAggccacccccccaaaaaaaaaaaaaaaaaaaaacataagagtAAATAAATATGTGAATTTCAAGGTTTCGAGtacattaagaaaaaaaaaaaaagagcaattcGAGGAGAGTTATTTCGTAATtaaattagcttttttttttctctgacaTTTTAGGTCGGTCGCTAgtcgctg from Rhodamnia argentea isolate NSW1041297 chromosome 2, ASM2092103v1, whole genome shotgun sequence encodes the following:
- the LOC115738717 gene encoding uncharacterized protein LOC115738717, producing MDSVSPHEFDVVKAEKAKAMCRYQRTRKLRILAHALELLLVLVLLSWYYSGLSAAAGCFLRRLAGLLVKPLVVFLISNGIIVVIVFLARKNDDRRHGPEQHRIYDEYLSARRASGGGGSSGMVAAPEETHVDKQIVPYETPLPPEKIIKEVPLPVPESNPPPMTADPVVEKGAGEEHVVRPAAAAAAAAAENRYRRTRSEVTGEEEPRAELCRSATDNGRPKPLRGEGKPSSVEDLSNEEFNLTVEKYIAKTKWHLREEIMAEDAVLSCHSVAVN